One window from the genome of Dioscorea cayenensis subsp. rotundata cultivar TDr96_F1 chromosome 3, TDr96_F1_v2_PseudoChromosome.rev07_lg8_w22 25.fasta, whole genome shotgun sequence encodes:
- the LOC120257665 gene encoding putative pentatricopeptide repeat-containing protein At3g05240, which translates to MITTTLITHPIPLTKLIHSSLSADLHHAHALSIFLHLHNPSLHLCNSMLRAFSTSQHPSTTLSLYKHLHRLGLSPDHFTFPFALKVCAEMPDRTTGRCIHSRVVKTGYQFDAYVNATLVRMYACCGDVECARSLFDAEKDPNVVAWTTMIAGYVANGRACEAIALFKEMVEMGITPNEITMVHVLGACAHARDLETGRWVHARTRSMGRCNVVLGTALVDMYARCGSLRIAREVFDEMRERNQVTWNVMISGYNQYEKFDDVFRMFRGMCEAGLRPDKVTLLSLLGACGGNGDLSLGQGVHGYVEKVNGGCWSDEELGTSLLDMYIKSGDTESAVKVFRGLKRRDVVAWTSMIVGLAMNGDGKKAVKMFKEMSNEGVRPDGVAFVGVMSACSHAGMVDEGRKLFDSMQTVYGVRPEVEHYGCMVDLLSRAGRLQEAEGLLKMMPMAPSMQIWGAMLSGCESYGEVQVAERVRDQLAEFDPGGSGVYVLLSNLYAGAGRWVGAEGVRELMWRRGVKKNLGLSSLQLKGP; encoded by the coding sequence ATGATCACCACCACCCTCATCACCCACCCCATCCCCCTCACTAAACTCATCCACTCCTCTCTCTCCGCCGATCTCCACCACGCCCACGCCCTCTCCATCTTCCTCCACCTCCACAACCCCTCCCTCCACCTCTGCAACTCCATGCTCCGAGCCTTTTCCACTTCCCAACATCCCTCTACCACCCTATCTTTATACAAACACTTGCACCGCCTTGGTCTCTCACCGGACCATTTCACCTTCCCGTTTGCACTCAAGGTGTGTGCTGAAATGCCTGACAGAACAACAGGGCGTTGTATTCACTCGCGCGTTGTCAAAACCGGGTACCAGTTCGACGCTTATGTGAACGCCACGCTGGTTCGCATGTACGCTTGTTGTGGCGACGTCGAGTGCGCGAGGTCTTTGTTTGATGCTGAGAAAGATCCGAACGTCGTCGCGTGGACGACGATGATTGCTGGATATGTTGCTAATGGGCGAGCTTGTGAAGCCATTGCTTTGTTTAAAGAGATGGTGGAGATGGGGATCACGCCGAATGAGATCACGATGGTGCATGTCCTCGGCGCATGCGCGCACGCTCGGGATTTAGAGACTGGTCGATGGGTTCACGCTCGGACTCGATCAATGGGACGGTGTAATGTCGTGCTCGGAACGGCGCTTGTGGACATGTACGCGCGGTGCGGTAGTTTGAGGATTGCGCGggaggtgtttgatgaaatgcgtGAGAGGAATCAGGTGACTTGGAATGTTATGATTAGTGGATATAATCAGTATGAGAAGTTTGATGATGTGTTTAGGATGTTTAGAGGGATGTGTGAGGCTGGGTTGAGGCCGGATAAGGTGACTTTGTTGAGCTTGTTGGGTGCTTGTGGGGGTAATGGTGACTTGAGTTTAGGGCAGGGAGTTCATGGGTATGTTGAGAAGGTTAATGGTGGTTGTTGGAGTGATGAGGAACTTGGTACTTCTCTCTTGGATATGTATATTAAGAGTGGAGACACAGAGAGTGCGGTGAAGGTTTTTAGGGGATTGAAGAGGAGGGATGTGGTGGCCTGGACGAGTATGATCGTTGGGTTGGCAATGAATGGGGATGGGAAGAAAGCTGTAAAGATGTTTAAGGAAATGAGCAATGAAGGGGTTAGACCTGATGGTGTTGCGTTTGTAGGTGTTATGAGTGCTTGTAGCCACGCCGGGATGGTTGATGAGGGCCGAAAATTGTTTGATTCGATGCAGACCGTTTATGGTGTTCGACCAGAGGTGGAACACTATGGATGCATGGTAGATCTTCTAAGCCGGGCCGGAAGGTTGCAAGAGGCTGagggattgttgaagatgatgCCCATGGCACCGAGTATGCAAATTTGGGGTGCAATGTTGAGTGGTTGTGAGAGTTATGGTGAAGTTCAGGTAGCAGAAAGGGTAAGAGATCAGCTGGCAGAGTTTGATCCTGGGGGAAGTGGAGTTTATGTGCTGCTTTCCAATTTGTATGCTGGAGCTGGACGATGGGTTGGAGCTGAGGGAGTTAGAGAGTTGATGTGGCGAAGGGGAGTGAAGAAGAACCTGGGTTTGAGTTCTCTTCAACTGAAAGGGCCCTGA